A genomic window from Cetobacterium somerae ATCC BAA-474 includes:
- a CDS encoding PTS sugar transporter subunit IIA → MIRKILKEDNIHLNIESKNKEDIINILANSLEKTGDLVNKNIFIEDIFKRESQGITGLESGLAIPHGKSMGVKNTSLAVARLKHPIEWETLDGDPVDLIVLFAVTLEDKNDTHIKILSKVAGNLAEDENVKFLKEVQDKNEIIKILGKEW, encoded by the coding sequence ATGATACGAAAAATATTAAAAGAAGATAATATTCATTTGAATATAGAATCAAAGAATAAAGAAGACATTATTAATATATTAGCTAATTCTTTAGAAAAGACAGGAGATCTAGTGAATAAGAATATTTTTATAGAAGATATTTTTAAAAGAGAAAGCCAAGGAATAACTGGATTAGAAAGTGGATTAGCTATACCACATGGAAAATCTATGGGGGTTAAAAATACTTCGTTAGCTGTGGCAAGATTAAAGCATCCAATAGAATGGGAAACTTTAGATGGAGATCCTGTTGATTTAATAGTTTTATTTGCTGTAACTTTAGAAGATAAAAATGATACACATATAAAAATATTATCAAAAGTGGCAGGTAATTTAGCAGAAGATGAGAATGTAAAGTTTTTAAAAGAAGTACAAGATAAAAATGAAATAATAAAAATTTTAGGTAAGGAGTGGTGA